One window of Saprospiraceae bacterium genomic DNA carries:
- the tsaE gene encoding tRNA (adenosine(37)-N6)-threonylcarbamoyltransferase complex ATPase subunit type 1 TsaE — protein sequence MKEQDYIFGLDQLDEISKKLLDQILPYQIIGLQAEMGVGKTTLVRAIGKHLGFESETGSPTFSIINEYHCKPNPWAIQKLYHMDLYRLKNLDEALNLGIHDYFDSGIHCIIEWPELIEPILASENYLRVQIERLENQQRKIIVTL from the coding sequence GTGAAAGAACAAGACTACATCTTTGGGCTTGATCAATTGGATGAAATTTCAAAAAAGCTATTAGATCAAATCCTGCCTTATCAGATTATCGGCCTTCAGGCAGAAATGGGAGTTGGAAAGACGACACTGGTGCGTGCTATTGGTAAACACCTGGGATTTGAATCTGAAACAGGCAGCCCAACATTTTCTATAATCAACGAATATCATTGTAAGCCAAATCCATGGGCAATCCAGAAGCTGTATCATATGGATTTGTACCGGTTAAAGAATCTGGATGAAGCATTAAATTTAGGGATCCACGATTATTTTGACAGTGGAATCCATTGTATTATTGAATGGCCGGAATTAATTGAACCCATTTTAGCCTCTGAAAATTACTTGCGGGTCCAAATCGAACGATTGGAAAATCAACAAAGGAAGATTATAGTAACTTTGTAA
- a CDS encoding alanine dehydrogenase, which yields MLELYRAKSSIKIGIPLETGMQENRVALVPVSVSNLVARGHLVYVESQSGVKAHYSDIDYSEAGAIITHDRKTVFECDIILKVAPPTLEELQWFHPNQVLVSPLNFPIIDSDYIQALRQKRVTAIAMEYLQADDGTFPLVRIMSEIAGISVVQTAAELLSHPKQGKGLLLGGISGVPPAKVIILGAGVVAEYATRAALALGASVRIFDDNIHKLIRIQNRMGRQLYTSSLNPITLTQQLMTADVAIGAIHSKTGRTPLLVSEEMILQMKPGSVIIDVSIDQGGCFETSQLTTHDQPIRIVHGVIHYGVPNIASKVARTASIGISNIITTILQQAGDAGGIDHVIYSHKGLRNGIYTYKGCLTNEYLSQRFGIKYTNLELLLTATT from the coding sequence ATGCTGGAGCTCTACCGAGCAAAGTCTTCAATTAAAATTGGAATTCCTCTGGAAACCGGTATGCAGGAAAACCGGGTTGCATTAGTACCTGTTTCTGTAAGCAATCTGGTCGCACGTGGACATTTGGTTTATGTTGAATCCCAATCAGGGGTCAAAGCACATTATTCAGATATTGACTATTCAGAAGCGGGAGCCATCATTACGCATGACCGGAAAACGGTATTTGAATGTGATATCATTTTAAAAGTGGCTCCTCCTACTTTAGAAGAATTGCAATGGTTTCATCCCAATCAAGTATTGGTTTCGCCCCTTAATTTTCCAATTATTGACAGCGATTACATCCAGGCACTCCGACAAAAACGGGTTACAGCAATAGCCATGGAGTACCTCCAAGCAGATGATGGGACCTTTCCCTTAGTCCGGATTATGTCAGAAATTGCAGGAATCTCAGTAGTACAAACTGCTGCCGAATTATTAAGTCATCCGAAGCAAGGAAAGGGACTCTTGCTAGGGGGGATATCGGGTGTACCGCCTGCAAAAGTGATAATTTTAGGTGCAGGTGTTGTAGCAGAATATGCAACACGGGCAGCATTGGCTTTAGGGGCTTCTGTTCGCATTTTTGATGACAACATTCATAAGTTAATCCGAATTCAGAACCGGATGGGACGTCAATTGTACACGTCGTCATTAAATCCAATTACACTGACACAACAATTAATGACTGCTGATGTAGCAATTGGTGCCATTCACAGTAAGACGGGTCGCACGCCGCTGTTGGTTTCTGAAGAAATGATCTTACAAATGAAACCCGGATCAGTTATTATTGATGTGAGTATTGATCAGGGTGGATGCTTTGAAACCAGTCAGCTGACTACACACGATCAACCCATTCGGATTGTTCATGGTGTGATTCATTATGGAGTTCCTAATATTGCTTCAAAAGTTGCACGTACGGCATCTATAGGAATTAGCAACATCATTACAACGATATTACAACAAGCAGGAGATGCCGGCGGAATCGATCATGTAATCTATTCCCACAAAGGTTTACGAAATGGGATCTACACCTATAAAGGCTGTCTTACAAACGAGTATTTAAGCCAGCGTTTTGGAATTAAATACACCAATCTGGAATTGTTGTTAACAGCAACCACCTAG
- a CDS encoding polyprenyl synthetase family protein — protein MKPEYSLEEIKRPVVQELKAFDAHFRQAMQSRVALLDQISYYLVKTKGKQLRPLMSLLSAKLFGEINQKTFAAATLVELLHTATLVHDDVVDESDQRRGFFSIKALWKNKIAVLVGDYLLSRGLLTALQGSHFDLLEILSSSVSEMSEGELLQLEKARRLDINETIYFQIIRQKTASLIRSACLCGAKSTTDQLDYLNNIRDYGEKIGIAFQIKDDLMDLSKDFTGKPKILDIKEKKMTLPLIAALTKAPLPLKNRMISLIRNHNENPKSIQEVVSFIHEYHGIETAEQKMYAYRDEALAHLQHVPHNDAYEALVKLSYYITSRVK, from the coding sequence ATGAAGCCGGAATATTCCCTGGAGGAAATAAAAAGACCCGTTGTACAGGAGCTTAAAGCTTTTGATGCCCATTTTAGGCAGGCAATGCAAAGCAGGGTGGCCTTATTGGATCAAATCAGTTATTATCTGGTCAAAACAAAAGGAAAGCAATTAAGGCCCTTAATGAGTTTACTTTCTGCAAAACTTTTTGGAGAGATTAATCAAAAAACATTTGCCGCTGCAACCCTGGTTGAATTACTCCATACGGCTACCTTGGTGCATGATGATGTAGTAGATGAATCTGATCAGCGCAGAGGATTTTTTTCAATTAAAGCCTTGTGGAAAAATAAAATCGCTGTGTTGGTTGGTGATTATTTATTGTCAAGAGGTTTATTGACTGCCTTGCAAGGATCTCATTTTGATTTATTGGAAATTCTATCTTCTTCAGTAAGTGAAATGAGTGAAGGCGAATTATTGCAATTGGAAAAAGCCCGCCGATTGGATATCAATGAAACGATTTACTTTCAAATCATTCGACAAAAAACAGCCTCCTTGATTCGTTCGGCTTGTTTATGTGGAGCTAAGAGTACTACAGATCAGCTTGATTATCTCAATAACATCCGTGACTACGGAGAAAAAATTGGAATCGCTTTTCAGATCAAAGATGATTTGATGGATTTAAGTAAGGATTTTACCGGCAAGCCAAAGATCTTGGATATTAAAGAAAAGAAAATGACTTTGCCCCTGATAGCGGCATTAACGAAAGCTCCCTTGCCATTAAAAAACAGAATGATTTCACTCATTCGAAATCACAATGAAAATCCAAAATCAATCCAGGAAGTGGTTTCTTTTATTCATGAATACCATGGCATAGAAACTGCCGAACAAAAAATGTATGCATACCGCGACGAAGCATTAGCCCACTTGCAGCATGTACCACACAACGATGCGTATGAGGCCCTTGTAAAATTGAGCTATTACATTACTTCCCGAGTAAAATAG